From Arachis stenosperma cultivar V10309 chromosome 2, arast.V10309.gnm1.PFL2, whole genome shotgun sequence, one genomic window encodes:
- the LOC130960204 gene encoding uncharacterized protein LOC130960204, whose amino-acid sequence MAGNSTSNNSAASGTSNINGNGERQSWATSPSTVFNHFGTSGLSVAVATAITHPLDVLKVRLQMQLVGQKGPLTGMGQLFLSVVKNEGPKSLYSGLTPALTRSVLYGGLRLGLYEPSKHACDVTFGSSNVLVKIASGMFAGAISTALTNPIEVLKVRLQMNPEMNKSGPIVELQRTVSEEGIKALWKGVGPAMTRAAALTASQLATYDETKQLLVRFASLEEGFHLHLISSTVAGILSTIVTAPIDMVKTRLMLQRASKGSRLYKSGFHCAYQVLLTEGPMALYKGGFAIFARIGPQTTITFILCEELRKLAGLKAI is encoded by the exons ATGGCTGGAAATTCAACTTCTAATAATTCGGCAGCTTCAG GAACTAGTAATATTAATGGGAATGGTGAGAGGCAAAGTTGGGCTACATCACCTTCCACTGTCTTCAATCATTTTGGTACAAGTGGACTTTCTGTGGCAGTTGCAACTGCGATCACTCACCCTTTAG ATGTATTGAAAGTAAGGCTGCAGATGCAACTCGTTGGCCAGAAAGGTCCTTTGACTGGAATG GGACAATTGTTTTTAAGTGTGGTGAAAAACGAAGGACCAAAGTCTTTGTATTCGGGCTTGACACCTGCACTAACAAGGTCAGTTCTTTATGGAGGACTACGCTTGGGCTTGTATGAACCCTCTAAGCATGCTTGTGATGTTACTTTTGGCTCCTCCAATGTTTTAGTTAAAATCGCTTCTGGCATGTTTGCTGGTGCTATTTCGACTGCGCTCACCAATCCAATTGAAGTTCTTAAG GTGCGTTTGCAAATGAATCCAGAGATGAACAAGAGTGGACCGATAGTAGAGCTTCAGAGAACTGTATCGGAAGAGGGAATCAAAGCACTTTGGAAGGGTGTTGGCCCTGCTATGACCCGAGCAGCTGCCTTGACTGCATCGCAGCTTGCTACATACGATGAAACCAAGCAG CTTTTAGTCAGGTTTGCATCTCTTGAAGAAGGATTCCATCTACATCTGAT CTCAAGCACAGTTGCCGGCATTTTGAGCACCATCGTAACTGCTCCCATAGATATGGTTAAAACTCGTCTCATGTTGCAACGTGCATCGAAAGGTTCTAGGCTCTATAAAAGTGGATTTCATTGTGCATACCAG GTCCTACTTACAGAGGGTCCAATGGCACTTTACAAAGG GGGCTTTGCGATATTCGCAAGAATCGGGCCACAAACAACAATTACATTTATATTATGTGAAGAGCTAAGAAAACTTGCTGGATTGAAGGCAATCTAG